One Danio rerio strain Tuebingen ecotype United States chromosome 7, GRCz12tu, whole genome shotgun sequence genomic window, CACAATCAGTACATTTTAACAcgttataatttctaaaatatcaacctctaccaaatgattgatatgtatgtttatggtaaaagtaccagaactatgaaaaatctgaaaaattatgtgtaagaccaattaaaaaaaaaaaaaaaWtatatatatatatatatatatatatatatatatatatatatatatatatatatatatatttaaaagaaatattttgaacactaaatcatcttttttcttatgactttaacagtcattatttaaaacagtaaaaacgaggtcaaccatttggtagagcaggcagtcgaAGGGTTAATGCTGAGGTGCAGATGGGAAAAATCTCAAATTCATTTGGACACATTTTATcttttgtcataaataaaattccattactgaacaactatgtattgctgtagaattgtttttattttagtgattttaatcatcagtttctagattaaatttctgacccattttgggttacattcaacccagcagtgtagtaatttttaactaatagttgggttaaaatcacaacccagcatgctgggttaaACTTGTAACCCAACTTGCTGGGTTAAAGTAACCCAGCGTTGGGTTTGTCCCTTTTTTACCCAGCGCTGGGTTACCAAaacaacccaaattgggttgttttcaacccagcagtttttagagTGTATCACAAACCAACAAAAGATTCTCTGAGCTGCACAGCTAAAAGTATTCCACTGGAACGCGTTCTAAATGACGTTCTACACATCATACTGTAACTATGGTAACAAGACACCGCAAACGCCTCGTAAATGAGTGAGAATGATAGCAAGTGACATGAAAGCAATGGTTGATGAACAAATATTAACGAAATAAAGCGGTTTTAAGTGTTATTTGGATGAATTACTGTTCAtggtttggactctcagcagtaaatattaaaacacactgaactgatTAAACTGAACTTGAAATTAAACTACACTAcactttcaatttactataatcttctatgtgaaccTGCTTTAACATAATATACTTTGTAAAAGCACTtttcaaataaagatgaattgaattgttatatatatatatatatatatatatatatatatatatatatatatatatatcctatatatatatacatatatatatatatatatatatatatatatatatatatatatatatatatatatatatatatatatatatatatatatatatatatataataacgttTAATAGAAATTGACATCCCTTGGCCCTGAAGTTCCAACGTCCTGATTTTAGCTTCATCTTTCTTATTTATGTACGTATGAATAAGAACTGAATTAGGTGTTTTAAAAATGGAAGTTGAGTTAAACTTTTCAGGTCCCCCTAGGACCACGTTTGGCACCTCTGGCATAGACTGTAGCCCAATGTTGTGATTAGGAAATACTCTTTATATGATGGATAACTAAAATGGCAAACTGGTTCAACAGGCAAACGGCAGAAACAGGGTAAAACCGTTCAATATGTGATTCCTCTTTTTCACCAGTAGAAGAGACTGTTGACCTGTTGGCCAATACTGGACACAATCAGTCCCACTTACAGTAGCCTAAATTTTGAAAACTGATCATTTTTTGGGCATTTTTTAAAGCTGTGAATCATGGAACTGTTTACGATTGTTAAACAAGCCCTAATGGTACAACATGATCTGTGACATTAAGcagcccctttctggtcaggtcaaACTGTAATTGCCATGTGTTCTGAGTCACACAATTCCTCCTTGATTTTGATATACATACATTTACTACAACTGTAATGCCAGTATAaagaatgaacatttttaatagacaAATTCCAGAAagatattataattaaaatacttGGTATAGAAGCCTCTTGTGAATCATAAATGACTCACCACAATGAATTAATTAGAGACTCTAAACCAGAATTTTTctagatttatattttttatattgaagATATTGTCTCCATTTTGTACAAAGATAAAAAGGTAAATGCATGCTCAGTATCATTTGAGCattattattaagcattattatttaaaaaaattaaataaaaataataattcagaagATGTTTAAAATCAAGTTCAGTTAATCACAGGAATccaataaatatttaatgatacATTTCTTTGCATGGAGTTTTACCCAAAGCATGATGAATGTGACTATGGCAGTGTTTTCTTACACTGATAGTTGCAGGCTACATATGGCTATAAAATATCTTggtattaaataattattcaataaGACATTCTTTAATGTGGAAAcacatacattttatttgatgtaAGATTTCAGatattgtaaaattataaaacagATGGTATAGTATATGTCCTCATTATTCGACAAACAGCAGCTGCATACAGCACTGTATATATTCCTTTCAGATGAATATGTCTTTAAATGCTCCACTTACGTAATTTATACATGGactgaaaaatatttaattgtaGACTGATGTATGTGGTGTAGTTTGAGTATTTAAAccaagaatataaaaataaatatctttcCTTGTCTTTAATCTCCTCCTGTACAGGAGCATTGTAACTTCCTGTAACTCATTTAACTTCCTATAActtacacacaaaataaatacagcCCGAACATGTTCTAAACAGTCCATGAACCCATATTTACATACACATTACTGCAAGTAAAATACGGTAACTTACCTAGAAATGAATATCACAACTTTAAAAAGCCTCAGCACATATTGGTATTTtattatttggttgtttttaaaagcattaaacacATTAAAGTCTACTGAGAACCATTTTGTCTGAAACACATCAGACTTTGACCTTGTATCAGGTGTATTTAGGCTTTGTTTTAAGGAGATTAAATTCAAGCATATTTAATATCattatgaatatgaattattaCTATTTTCAGAACAACATAGTATTGTAATACACAAACTCAAAGTTcactgttttttgttgttgttctaaaATCAATTATAATCATGGATTGTTGGAGTCCTAACTCTTTGAAGCAAGCTCAGTACAACAGCACAATAGCTAGTAAAGCTTGAATCGTCTCCATATTGTGTACAAAACCTCAAATAAAGTAATACTCACATTTATTCCACTGTTTTGTATTctgtaattttattgaattgttttgtAAACTTACTGTAtaccacaaacacacatacacattatacACAATCTCACCAACTTAGAAGTCTACAGTTTAGACTTAATGGCAGCCTATAGTTACACATTAAATAAACAAGCATCCATGTTGCAAATACAACATGCAATACAGGTTAttgcaggggtgggcaaactctgtcctggagggcctaTGTCCTGCAGCGTTTAACTGGGTTATTGAACGAGAAAAAAAGTctttattaatcaataatttgCCCCTGTAATAGTAATATGGCCACTGTTGTTCACTTGAGTTGGAATCATCAAAGCATTGTACAGTTTGCATAATTCACTAAAAATTGTAAGGAAAGGACCCAGGATTTTATTATTTCAGTCATGTGTGAATATTTTGCGTCCTGGATTATTCCTAATGATTCAGTAAGTCTGCAATAATGTACAGGACACTGTCAAACTGCAAATGTTCCCATTTTATGTTATGTAGAATTTAATAAgtagatttaaaaatataaaagtagTAGTTTCCTGTGTCTAATAAGCAAATTAGATGTGAAAATTAATTCAGGAAATATTAATTACAGATAAATATGTCTAGCAATGCTTTGTTTTCAATGTGCATTTCATTTCCGGTCTATTTAATCATCCACTGCAGTTAACAGGTGAGATGTTCATTGATGCTGAATTTTTACAGATATCATTAGGAAAGGGGCAAAAATATGGGTAAAGTCTATTGATGAAAGACTGACCGGTGAAAGAGTAGATGTGAGATCTGGACTCCACATCATAGAATGAGACCAGACCGTCTTCATAATCCACAAACACACCGACCTTCTGTGGTTTCTCTCTTACAGAAAGACGGACAGCTGGAGCAGCATAAGCCCAATATTCATTCTCATTCCTCAGACCCACAGCCCAGTATCCATCCTGAAGACCCACTGTGATTTTCCCCTTCCTGTTAATCGATTCTCTGGCCACTCCTAAAGTCCACTCCGTCTTTCCCTTCATCTGAACCTCAAAATACAATCTCCCCGTCAGGAATCCCTCTTTTCCCAGAACACAGATACACTTATCAAACCTTTCTAGGTTGTTTGGGACCTTTTGTTTAGTGTCCTCAGTGCTCACTTGCTTCCCGTCATCAGAGAGAATCAGTTTTTGATGAGCTGTATCGGGATCCAGAGTCACATCCACTGAAAAGGAGATCATAGAACATGAATCGTTTCTTCACAATGCAAATCTCCTAATAAATTTGATAAGTTAACCCTCTATGGCATGGTGTTGCCCTCAGGCAACAAACCAGATTTTTGACCCACAAAcaactcacaaaaaaaaaaaaaaaaaaaaactctgataaTAAGTTTGTGACCAATGAAATTTGAGGTGGGTGTAGATTTTACCTGTCCATTGGGGGCAAAAGATCCATTTTTGAGACCATAATCTGCTTGGGCACACTGCTAGCAGAATGTATGATAGATTTCACTTTTTAGCATGTTTAAATTTGATTATCTTTATGTTAAAATATGTGTGATATGCATGGATATGTAAAGAAGCATGTTTGATtgaaaaaatacactttttattattatctatatGCTAAAATTGTAGTTTTTCATGTTTCCTTAGGACAATATTGTGCAGTTAGACCacttttgtaaaaacaataacaacctAAGGATGGAAATGTCCAGAAATGTACAGTTATAAGCATAATATAGATTTCGTGTTTTACTGTCAACTATTACTTACAGGAAATGGATGttgaaacattttataaaaacaaagttGAGCAGTGAGGCTCATTCCTTCTGACAGCGAGCTTGAAGAGTCACAATAGCTGTTTCCATACTAATTAAACTTGTAAAAAGCCCCAGTTCAGTACAGTTTTTCTTTAACCCTGATTAAACAAACCTGGGGAAGAGCTAGGGTCCCCCTAGGGGAGCTAGGGGGAGCACATTTTATCGTTGATTTATTATAAGGGACCCCCAAGCACCCAAAAATTTGTACGAAATATTTATTTGCTCCTGAAACAAAAAAATCACGCCATAGAGGGTTAAATGTAAAGTACTACTGTTCATGTATTGTTTACAGTATGAGCAAAGTGAAAATCAGACATTGTACCTGCATACTGCTGCATCCTCCTCAACACTGTAATGGTAAGTCAAtcataaaacacaataatatgATTTTAGGATTTTTGTGAACAAGATTGATATATgtgcatcatatatatatatatatatatatatatatatatatatatatatatatatatatatatatatatatatatatatatatatattttataatctcTAACTCTAACAATTACTTGTCAAATTATGTGGGTTCTGTATATGATAGTGACCTACCAGTTTTGCTGACTTTCTCATTCAGAGTTTCCTGCAGTTGAGTCAGAGCTCTCCTCAGAGTCTCCAAGCTCACATCAGTGCTCATACTGGTTTCAGGCCAGTTCTTAATGTTTGGTGGGCTGCATATGGATGGGTAAATCTACAGCAGGAGAGAGAAGAAATCATTCAGCTGGAGGAGTGTGAGTGTTGTCCTGTGATGTGAGCAGACAGAGAGACACTGACCTCCAGGAGCTGGAGGTGATCTTCAGTGTGTGAGAGATGATCCAAATCAGAGTTTCTCATCTTCAGCTCGTTGATTTCCTGCTGCAGCTCTTGAATCAGCTCTTCATCCTGTTTCTCTGCTGCTTTCTGCTTCTCCTCCATCATCTCTAGCAGCTCGGCCTGACATCTCTCAATGGAGCGCTGCAGATCACTGAAGAGCTCAACAGTGGACGTTTTCTCTCTTGCTGTGCTTTCctgaaaaatattttagtttaaagaAGAAAAATTGAAACATTATCCATCAAATGTTGAACATTTCAACTTACCTTTCTGAGGTCTGCTGAGTGTTTGATGTCTTGAATCTTCTTGGTTCTTTCATCAATCATCTGCTGCATGTCTCTCTGAGTCTTCATCATCTGAATCTATAGACAGACCGAAATACACCGATATTTTAATTCTCTGCATGAATTTTTCCATTATCTGCCAAAACATCTTGTTACTAAAGTAAGCTGCTAGTAACTCATACCTTCTTCACTTTGATCTCCTCTTGTATAGGAACAGTGTTGTGAGTCTTGTGGTCTCCATCAgtgcaaaacacacaaacacacatctgatCATCTCTACAGAACAGCTCCAGAGGTCTCTCGTGTTTCTGGCATATATAGTGTTTTATATTTATCACAGGCTCCATCAGTTTGTGTTTCATGAAGTTCGGGACTCTTCGATGAGGCTCCAGGTGAGTTTCACAGTAAGAGGTCTGACACACCAGACAGGACTTCAAGGCTTTCATCTTTCTCCCATCACAGATGTCACAGAGGACCTCAGATATTCGCAGGCTTAACCTTTGCTTAAAGCGTTGAGCAAACTCTCCAAGTCCAGTGTTGATCTTAAAACTGGGTTTGTCACTGAATCTTTCTCTGCACAATGGACATCTGCAGACCTGACTGTTCTCCCAGCTCTTGTTCAGGCAGCTCTTACAGAAGTGGTGTCCACATGGAGTGCTGACTGGATCAGTGAACACATCCAGACACACTGAACACTGAAGCTCCTCAAACAAATGACCCCTAGAGGATGACAGAGCTGGAGAGAAACAATGAAAACAGAGATTTAGACACACAGAATCAAAAAAATTTACACAAAttcactttttacacattttgtcATCTCTATTTTCTCCAAATTCTATAAACAATACTCCCAAATAAGAATGTTAAAGATGTTTGTTTTAAATCTTTGCAAATttctgaaaaatatcaagtacataaatattcacagcctttgcctagaccaggggtggccaaccctgttcctggagagccaccttccagcagatttcagttgcaacccatatcaaacacacctgcctgtaattatcatgtgatgtgttcaggtcctaattaattggttcaggtgtgtttgatatgggttgcaactgaaatctacaggaaggtggctctccaggaacagggttggccatctCTGGCCTAGACCTTCAAAATTGACCTCAGGTGCTCCTGTCTCCAATGATCATACTTGAGATGTTTCACAATTTGGACtccacctgtggtaaattcatttGACTAAATATAACGTGAGAAAGTACACATCTGTCTATGTAAGAGCCCACAGTTAACAGTACATATTCAGTGCATCcataaagtattcatagcacttcactttttctacaatttttatgttacagtcagattccaa contains:
- the btr07 gene encoding E3 ubiquitin-protein ligase TRIM39 isoform X1; its protein translation is MTGLLQAQKLKLKDSMDEPPSLSSSRGHLFEELQCSVCLDVFTDPVSTPCGHHFCKSCLNKSWENSQVCRCPLCRERFSDKPSFKINTGLGEFAQRFKQRLSLRISEVLCDICDGRKMKALKSCLVCQTSYCETHLEPHRRVPNFMKHKLMEPVINIKHYICQKHERPLELFCRDDQMCVCVFCTDGDHKTHNTVPIQEEIKVKKIQMMKTQRDMQQMIDERTKKIQDIKHSADLRKESTAREKTSTVELFSDLQRSIERCQAELLEMMEEKQKAAEKQDEELIQELQQEINELKMRNSDLDHLSHTEDHLQLLEIYPSICSPPNIKNWPETSMSTDVSLETLRRALTQLQETLNEKVSKTVLRRMQQYAVDVTLDPDTAHQKLILSDDGKQVSTEDTKQKVPNNLERFDKCICVLGKEGFLTGRLYFEVQMKGKTEWTLGVARESINRKGKITVGLQDGYWAVGLRNENEYWAYAAPAVRLSVREKPQKVGVFVDYEDGLVSFYDVESRSHIYSFTGQSFINRLYPYFCPFPNDICKNSASMNISPVNCSG
- the btr07 gene encoding zinc-binding protein A33 isoform X2 — protein: MKALKSCLVCQTSYCETHLEPHRRVPNFMKHKLMEPVINIKHYICQKHERPLELFCRDDQMCVCVFCTDGDHKTHNTVPIQEEIKVKKIQMMKTQRDMQQMIDERTKKIQDIKHSADLRKESTAREKTSTVELFSDLQRSIERCQAELLEMMEEKQKAAEKQDEELIQELQQEINELKMRNSDLDHLSHTEDHLQLLEIYPSICSPPNIKNWPETSMSTDVSLETLRRALTQLQETLNEKVSKTVLRRMQQYAVDVTLDPDTAHQKLILSDDGKQVSTEDTKQKVPNNLERFDKCICVLGKEGFLTGRLYFEVQMKGKTEWTLGVARESINRKGKITVGLQDGYWAVGLRNENEYWAYAAPAVRLSVREKPQKVGVFVDYEDGLVSFYDVESRSHIYSFTGQSFINRLYPYFCPFPNDICKNSASMNISPVNCSG